The sequence below is a genomic window from Bosea sp. F3-2.
CCCGAGAATGACGGCTGCTACAGGCTCACAGCAGCCCTTCGTTGCCCGACAGGGTCTTCAGGCTGACATCCGGCCGGGCGCCGATATGGGAGATGATCTCGGCCGCCGCCAAAGCGCCAAGGCGCAGGCAGTCGCGGGTCTCGCGGCCCGAGGTCAGGCCGAAGAGGAAGCCGGCGGCGAAGAGATCACCGGCGCCGGTCGCATCGACCACGCGCTCGACCGGGAAGACCGGCTCCTCGATGATGCCGTCCGGCGTCACTGCCAGCGCGCCCTTCTCCGAACGGGTCACGACGGCAAGGATGTTCTCCGAGCGCAACCAGGACAGGGCCGTGTCGAAATCCGAGGTTTCATAGAGGCTCTTCAGCTCGTGCTCGTTAGCGAAGACGAGATCGACCATCCGGTTGCGGATCAGGCCGATGAACTCGTGGCGGTAGCGGTCGACGCAGAAGGAGTCGGACAAGGTGATAGCGACGCGCCCGCCCGCCCTATGAGCGATCTCGGACGCCTTGCGGAAGGCCTCCTTCGCCGCCGGCGGATCCCAGAGATAGCCTTCGAGATAGATGATGTCGGCGTTCTCGACGGCCTTCTCGTCGACGTCGGCGACCGAGAGACCCTGGCAGGCGCCGAGATAGGTGTTCATGGTGCGCTCGCCATCGGGCGTAACGATGATGAAGGAACGCGCCGTGGCCGGGCCTTCCGCCGCGTCGGCGGTGCCGAAGGCGACGCCGAGCGAGGTCAGGTCATGGCGATAGAGCTTACCCAGTTCGTCGGCC
It includes:
- a CDS encoding adenosine kinase, yielding MTKTRTDVLALGNAIVDVLASAEEDFLAAQKLTKGAMMLIDEARAESLYAAMGPARIISGGSAANTIAGLASFGGKGAFIGKVKADELGKLYRHDLTSLGVAFGTADAAEGPATARSFIIVTPDGERTMNTYLGACQGLSVADVDEKAVENADIIYLEGYLWDPPAAKEAFRKASEIAHRAGGRVAITLSDSFCVDRYRHEFIGLIRNRMVDLVFANEHELKSLYETSDFDTALSWLRSENILAVVTRSEKGALAVTPDGIIEEPVFPVERVVDATGAGDLFAAGFLFGLTSGRETRDCLRLGALAAAEIISHIGARPDVSLKTLSGNEGLL